A region from the Rhodamnia argentea isolate NSW1041297 chromosome 7, ASM2092103v1, whole genome shotgun sequence genome encodes:
- the LOC115737665 gene encoding CDPK-related kinase 1-like isoform X2 has translation MGLCHGKPIEIQQNQSQLTANSLQHDPISDEAPQIHQSGLSGVSENKPLKIPKTPKSSKFPFYSPSPLPSLFKNSPAVGHSSSVNSTPLRIFKRPFPPPSPAKHIKAFLAKRYGAVKPNEASIPEGGDSEIGLDKNFGFSKQFGAQYEMGEEIGRGHFGYTCSAKAKKGSLKGLEVAVKVIPKSKMTTAIAIEDVRREVKILRALTGHKNLIQFYDAYEDEDNIYIVMELCQGGELLDRILSRGGKYSEEDAKAIMVQILSAVAFCHLQGVVHRDLKPENFLFTTKDENAPLKAIDFGLSDYVKLDERLNDIVGSAYYVSPEVLHRSYGTEADMWSIGVIAYILLCGSRPFWARTESGIFRAVLKADPSFDESPWPSLSPEAIDFVKRLLNKDYRKRPTAAQALCHPWLASHHDVKIPLDMIVYRLVRAYIWSSSLRKEALRALAKTLTVAQLAYLREQFAILGPNRNGFISMQNFKTAVAKNSTDAMKHSRILDYAHMVSSFEYGKIDFEEFCAAAISVHQLEGTASWEEHARKGFELFEKEGNRPIMIDELASVLSLSLSSRIEPHICFCFCRNGLILL, from the exons ATGGGACTCTGTCATGGAAAACCCATCGAAATCCAGCAAAATCAATCCCAACTCACTGCAAATTCCCTTCAACACGACCCCATCTCAGATGAAGCTCCACAGATTCATCAATCTGGTCTCTCAGGAGTGTCTGAGAACAAGCCCCTGAAGATCCCCAAGACACCCAAGTCCTCAAAGTTCCCATTCTACAGCCCAAGCCCTCTTCCAAGCCTCTTCAAGAACTCGCCCGCCGTTGGCCACTCGAGCAGCGTGAATTCCACCCCGCTTCGCATCTTCAAGCGTCCGTTCCCGCCGCCGTCCCCGGCGAAGCACATCAAGGCTTTTCTTGCCAAGAGGTATGGTGCTGTGAAGCCCAATGAGGCCTCCATCCCTGAAGGGGGTGACTCTGAGATTGGTTTGGACAAAAATTTCGGGTTTTCAAAGCAGTTCGGGGCGCAGTATGAGATGGGTGAGGAGATTGGGAGGGGCCATTTTGGGTACACATGCTCGGCCAAGGCCAAGAAGGGCAGCTTGAAGGGCCTTGAAGTTGCTGTCAAAGTCATCCCTAAATCAAAG ATGACAACGGCAATCGCTATAGAGGATGTAAGAAGAGAAGTGAAGATTTTGCGGGCATTAACTGGACATAAGAATTTAATCCAGTTCTATGACGCttatgaagatgaagacaaCATTTACATAGTCATGGA GTTGTGTCAAGGAGGTGAATTGTTAGACAGAATACTTTCAAG GGGTGGAAAATACTCTGAAGAAGATGCAAAGGCTATTATGGTTCAGATATTGAGCGCTGTAGCCTTCTGTCATCTCCAAGGAGTTGTTCACCGCGATCTAAAGCCAGAG AATTTCCTTTTCACAACAAAAGATGAGAACGCTCCTCTGAAGGCCATTGACTTTGGACTTTCTGACTATGTAAAGCTAG ATGAAAGGTTGAATGACATTGTGGGAAGCGCGTATTATGTATCTCCTGAGGTTCTACATAGATCCTACGGAACTGAAGCAGACATGTGGAGTATTGGTGTCATTGCCTATATATTACTCTGTGGTAGTCGACCCTTTTGGGCGCGGACTGAATCTGGAATATTCCGAGCAGTTCTTAAGGCAGATCCAAGTTTTGATGAAAGCCCATGGCCTTCACTATCCCCCGAGGCAATTGATTTTGTGAAGAGATTGTTGAACAAGGATTACAGAAAGAGACCAACCGCTGCCCAGGCTTTGT GTCATCCTTGGCTGGCTTCTCACCATGATGTCAAGATTCCGCTAGATATGATTGTGTACCGGCTTGTAAGAGCCTATATATGGTCATCTTCTCTAAGAAAAGAAGCTTTGCGG GCTCTTGCAAAGACATTGACAGTGGCTCAGCTGGCTTACCTCAGGGAACAGTTTGCGATATTAGGGCCAAACAGAAACGGTTTTATTTCCATGCAGAATTTTAAGACG GCGGTGGCAAAGAACTCTACCGATGCTATGAAGCATTCACGGATACTTGATTATGCCCACATG GTTAGTAGTTTTGAATATGGAAAGATTGATTTCGAAGAATTCTGTGCGGCTGCCATAAGTGTCCATCAGCTGGAGGGAACAGCGAGTTGGGAAGAACATGCAAGGAAGGGTTTTGAGCTTTTCGAGAAAGAGGGGAACAGACCCATAATGATAGATGAACTAGCAtcagtactctctctctctctctc TTCAAGGATAGAGCCTcatatttgcttttgtttttgccgAAATGGACTAATTTTACTTTGA
- the LOC115737665 gene encoding CDPK-related kinase 1-like isoform X1, whose product MGLCHGKPIEIQQNQSQLTANSLQHDPISDEAPQIHQSGLSGVSENKPLKIPKTPKSSKFPFYSPSPLPSLFKNSPAVGHSSSVNSTPLRIFKRPFPPPSPAKHIKAFLAKRYGAVKPNEASIPEGGDSEIGLDKNFGFSKQFGAQYEMGEEIGRGHFGYTCSAKAKKGSLKGLEVAVKVIPKSKMTTAIAIEDVRREVKILRALTGHKNLIQFYDAYEDEDNIYIVMELCQGGELLDRILSRGGKYSEEDAKAIMVQILSAVAFCHLQGVVHRDLKPENFLFTTKDENAPLKAIDFGLSDYVKLDERLNDIVGSAYYVSPEVLHRSYGTEADMWSIGVIAYILLCGSRPFWARTESGIFRAVLKADPSFDESPWPSLSPEAIDFVKRLLNKDYRKRPTAAQALCHPWLASHHDVKIPLDMIVYRLVRAYIWSSSLRKEALRALAKTLTVAQLAYLREQFAILGPNRNGFISMQNFKTAVAKNSTDAMKHSRILDYAHMVSSFEYGKIDFEEFCAAAISVHQLEGTASWEEHARKGFELFEKEGNRPIMIDELASELGLSTSVSIHVVLQDWIRPSDGKLSFFGFIRLLHGASSRTIQKF is encoded by the exons ATGGGACTCTGTCATGGAAAACCCATCGAAATCCAGCAAAATCAATCCCAACTCACTGCAAATTCCCTTCAACACGACCCCATCTCAGATGAAGCTCCACAGATTCATCAATCTGGTCTCTCAGGAGTGTCTGAGAACAAGCCCCTGAAGATCCCCAAGACACCCAAGTCCTCAAAGTTCCCATTCTACAGCCCAAGCCCTCTTCCAAGCCTCTTCAAGAACTCGCCCGCCGTTGGCCACTCGAGCAGCGTGAATTCCACCCCGCTTCGCATCTTCAAGCGTCCGTTCCCGCCGCCGTCCCCGGCGAAGCACATCAAGGCTTTTCTTGCCAAGAGGTATGGTGCTGTGAAGCCCAATGAGGCCTCCATCCCTGAAGGGGGTGACTCTGAGATTGGTTTGGACAAAAATTTCGGGTTTTCAAAGCAGTTCGGGGCGCAGTATGAGATGGGTGAGGAGATTGGGAGGGGCCATTTTGGGTACACATGCTCGGCCAAGGCCAAGAAGGGCAGCTTGAAGGGCCTTGAAGTTGCTGTCAAAGTCATCCCTAAATCAAAG ATGACAACGGCAATCGCTATAGAGGATGTAAGAAGAGAAGTGAAGATTTTGCGGGCATTAACTGGACATAAGAATTTAATCCAGTTCTATGACGCttatgaagatgaagacaaCATTTACATAGTCATGGA GTTGTGTCAAGGAGGTGAATTGTTAGACAGAATACTTTCAAG GGGTGGAAAATACTCTGAAGAAGATGCAAAGGCTATTATGGTTCAGATATTGAGCGCTGTAGCCTTCTGTCATCTCCAAGGAGTTGTTCACCGCGATCTAAAGCCAGAG AATTTCCTTTTCACAACAAAAGATGAGAACGCTCCTCTGAAGGCCATTGACTTTGGACTTTCTGACTATGTAAAGCTAG ATGAAAGGTTGAATGACATTGTGGGAAGCGCGTATTATGTATCTCCTGAGGTTCTACATAGATCCTACGGAACTGAAGCAGACATGTGGAGTATTGGTGTCATTGCCTATATATTACTCTGTGGTAGTCGACCCTTTTGGGCGCGGACTGAATCTGGAATATTCCGAGCAGTTCTTAAGGCAGATCCAAGTTTTGATGAAAGCCCATGGCCTTCACTATCCCCCGAGGCAATTGATTTTGTGAAGAGATTGTTGAACAAGGATTACAGAAAGAGACCAACCGCTGCCCAGGCTTTGT GTCATCCTTGGCTGGCTTCTCACCATGATGTCAAGATTCCGCTAGATATGATTGTGTACCGGCTTGTAAGAGCCTATATATGGTCATCTTCTCTAAGAAAAGAAGCTTTGCGG GCTCTTGCAAAGACATTGACAGTGGCTCAGCTGGCTTACCTCAGGGAACAGTTTGCGATATTAGGGCCAAACAGAAACGGTTTTATTTCCATGCAGAATTTTAAGACG GCGGTGGCAAAGAACTCTACCGATGCTATGAAGCATTCACGGATACTTGATTATGCCCACATG GTTAGTAGTTTTGAATATGGAAAGATTGATTTCGAAGAATTCTGTGCGGCTGCCATAAGTGTCCATCAGCTGGAGGGAACAGCGAGTTGGGAAGAACATGCAAGGAAGGGTTTTGAGCTTTTCGAGAAAGAGGGGAACAGACCCATAATGATAGATGAACTAGCAtca GAACTTGGGCTTAGCACTTCAGTGTCTATCCATGTAGTTCTCCAGGACTGGATACGACCTTCAGATGGGAAGCTAAGTTTCTTCGGATTCATCAGACTTCTTCATGGCGCTTCTTCTCGGACGATTCAAAAGTTTTGA